Within the Eucalyptus grandis isolate ANBG69807.140 chromosome 1, ASM1654582v1, whole genome shotgun sequence genome, the region GCCGGGAGGAAGAAGTTCCAGGAGACCCGCCACCCCGTGTACCGTGGGGTGCGGCTGCGTGACTCGGGCAAGTGGGTCTGCGAGGTTCGCGAGCCCAAAAAGAAGTCGAGGATCTGGCTCGGCACCTTCCCTACTGTGGAGATGGCGGCGAGGGCGCATGACATGGCAGCGCTCGCGCTGAGGGGCCAGTCCGCCTGCCTCAACTTCACAGACTCCGCATGGCCGCTGCTCACGCCGGTGTTGGCGGATGCCAAGGACATACAAAAGGCGGTGGCCAAGGCTGCAGAGGCATTCCAGCCGGTGGAATCTAAGGACGTAATTGGGTCGATCGCCGATATGGCGGAGGGGATGCTCTTGTCTCCCCCCCAATGCGGTGGAGATATATATGGCGGAGAGGGCGACGGGAACTTGGACACATATGCGTCATTATGGAGCTATTTCATCTGACCATTTCTCAATTTCACTTGTACATAGAAGTTGTTTAATAGAGTGCGGAAGCCATTTTTGTGGTGTGCCATTAGATAAAAAGCATATCGATGATGAAGCACAGGTCTTCTGATGTTGGGCCGCCGATAGAGCGGATAGGAAAGTGAAACGAAGCCCAAAAATAGGCTGTGTTCAAGGTAACATCGGGTGTTGCTTATAATTAATAAAGAAACTGCCTGAGTCATCATGAATTTGAGAGAAGCGGTTTTTAGACTTACCCAATTGATCTTCGAATGTATCGTGTATATGTGCCAATGAAATTCGCATGGGTTCTGTAGGTTCAGGTCCTTCTTGTTCTCGACTAAATCCTTGAGGAGCCCAGCAAATGCGTCCGGGCCCATTAAGAGGGTTAACAGAACAATCCCGTTCTGTCGATACTTTGCAATGAGCTCATGGATAAAGGAAAGTGACGGAACCTATAGACATAGACATAGACACGATACAATCCCATATGAATGCATTAATCTAGAAGACATGATGATGattcatattgaaattgattttacaCAAGCCAATATTAATTCACAACTTAgggtttaaattcttaacatacatatgattttcaatcatgagttgtcactaatctattttttgtttgatcgattagaaacccaattAAAGTAATGGgataattacttcactcctatgaaccaaaaattgtgagcatggggacttgattatgctagatttctctaacgccattttcagtacctttttcttttattcgaaaaatattttgcaggcaacttgcattaattttaacttactccttaacatgtgaggtaatcaAACAAGTGTGCAACCATTATTTAACACTCAATGATCAAAGcgttaaataaattgtgagGAAAGGGAAGAATTATCTAtttcaaagcaacgaaagcatatACAAGAGTGTTAGTTAGAAAATAACTCATCATCCTAAATATAAATTCTAATTAATACGGAATTccactcaattttctttttagattttctcCTGTCTAATGAAATCCATGCTTTATGTAATGCAACTATTCTAAAGGCAATACCATAGACAAATGATGATGTATAACTACGTATCCTAATCATGACATACAATTTGCAGTCACACACAATcttaattaaatgacctaacATGCACCCcctaaatgacatgtgactaATGACATGACGCAAATGACGGCATGAAAGATGACATGGCACATGACGTGGCATGAGTTATGACATGGCACATGACGTGGCATGAGTTATGACATGGCATATATGATGTTACACAATGACATAGTATGCAATGATTTCGTGCCGGGCATGACATGGAATGATGTGGCATAGATGGCATGGTACACGTGATGTAGCATGTAATAATGACGAGGCAACATGACATGACATTTCTagacctaattctatatgacatgcaatatTAAATGAGCTTAATATGCAAACTATATGACATGTACATGACACAACCTAAGTAACATGACATGCATGCGATTTTTTGTGcgtttttccataaaaattcgaattaaaaataatcttaCCTAGTTCTATATGTAATCCAATTCAATTTAAGGATTAATCTAGATCGAATCCTAGTTTAtattggatattatttctaacTAGATAAAGTCCATCctagcatgcaatctatttgtAAAAGATCCTAAATCTTTATTCTAATTGATTTAAAATGATTATCTAGgattaatttaaatatgcaatctaatatACGATGCTATCCATCAAAATATACTTTATcttatttacatattttagggattttcgTATAgataagaatagaaataaataaaatcaaattaaagatAATCTCCACTATcgaaggagaaaatatttggtgCAGTTGTGGTAGTCACCTCAACAATGCATTAGTCCATTTTGTGAGTGATATAGTGCCATTCGTGGGCctacttttcaaaaaatttcgtttctcgagaaaaaaaaatgggtgcAATTgcgttgagaaaatattggcagCACTAGATGTGCCATTGTAATGAATAAGAAGGGCTTGACATTGTGACGAGTGTTCAAAGTAGGGCCCAAATATCcagaaaaaatttctttttcctgcatgctctctctctctctctctctctctcgactctCCCGGTCTCTCTTCGTAAGCCCTCTCTCTCCCATCGAGCTCTCGTCCGACCAATGAACCATTGTGCCCCGACTGATGAACTTGGCGACAGTGGAGGTGGAGGCCGCATGGTGGTTCGTCGGACAAGGGCTCGGTTGTGACttgaagggggagagagagagagggcataGTTGGGAGGGGGCAACAGTTCAGCGACGGCAAAGCCGGAGGGGCATCGTGGTGGCTCATCGATTAGACGAGGGCTCGGTGATTTgtcggagggagagagagagagagagggggtagATTCGAGAGCGTTGGGcgaagagagaggggagggagtAGGAGGAGCCAGAACCGAAGCCGAATTCGAAGTGAGGCACGGTGGTGCGTTGATCGAACGAGGGCTCAATGAGAGAGCGAAGGGgcaacgaagagagagagagagagagaagagttccCGCTTAATTCAAGATGGTCTGACATTTAGGCTCCACTTTGGACACGTGTCGTAATTTCAAGCCTTTTCTTATTTGTTGCACAGGCACATTTTGTGTAGCAAGTATTTTCTCTTTCTGGACATTCTTCTTTCTTACTATTGTGGAGACCGTGGgctcaaaaaaattatgtgtcaCGTCTTCAATATGCCAGGCCTCTGTATTTTCAACCGTGAAGCCCTAGGCTTCATTTTAGGCTCCACCCTAgggtttttcaaaaattttgacttCCAAATTCTGATATTCAACTTAAGCAATTTTCTGATTATTTTCTCTAAACGAATCTTCATAGAATAATATGAATTATTTTCGAAGTACcttatttaataatttgataattcaaTTATTCCGACTTTCTCTACGATGCAAATTTTGGCCACGTATATTCTATGGGCTTGGCCAAAATTACATGCTCAAATGGGATCAGTCtagtttattaattaagtttagaaCATTCCATTTTTAAGTCCATCTGCCGCTAGTATAGTACAAATGCAACTATCTAATCAATGCTCTTAAaattatatgcaatttaaataatattttttgtagAGGGATTAGGTCGgaccctaattttctatgaaataaataattagttaagtcgccaaaatttaagtgtcaataatTACCATTCTTTAGATGTGAGCTCACATAGGttgcatttaaaaataaaatgatacctaaattttgaccatgcacatgcaatGTATGGTACTTTTGTCGGGGTTATGAGTCCCATTTTTCATATGTAATGTGATACTAATGCCAATGTACGGTGCAATAAAGGAAAACATATATGTAGTTATTTACTAGCTTTTTTGATGGATTTTCCGCatgtgcacttttttttttaaatttatttatttattctatttataTGATAGTTTATTATTGACTCTCGGACTCGAAAATTAAAGATCCAGTATTGAATTTAGGTAGATCATCTCCAATTTAACTCAAATTCACCCTCAACTCTATAATATGTTGAATTCACGATTTCATTGCAttgataatcattcaattatataagaaaataaataatatccCATATATCTTGTGATTTATGTAACAATTGAATTCTACACCATCAAGTTAAGTTTGTGAGTAAAAGAATCAAATACTGTTAACCTTAAGCTTGTATAGTTGTAAGTTTTAAATTACTCATAACTTAGATGTGACAAGGATTGTGACTTGGGTTTGAATAACTAAAGCAAATGAGCTACAGTAACCCATGAATTCCTCGGCTTGTTTGTGTTGCCCtcatttgacattcattgaattATGTGAGATAGAGCTTGTTTAGTCGTAACTTTAGAATTTTAAACCTTAACAAAGATAGATTGACATAAAATATGCTAGGATGTATAGGTGAATTATATTGGAGAAGCCCCACATTAGAGAATTAGAGAATTAATGTGATgtagtttaagcttttgagttaAGGTGGGTTTAACTGGATATGTTAAGAGATTTAGACTTAAGCTTTCTCTTAATGATCTCCCTAGGCGAAATGTATTGCGTTTCTATTGTGTGCTCCaaacaaatggtattagagccgaaTGATGAATATCTTAAGAAAGAAATCTCATGATTGACACTTGTTTGGCGAGAAGAAACCATAGATAATTGATGTTTTTAAGTAAATGTGAGTATAATTGGATATGATAAGATAGATGCTCGAACTTGAGCTCTCTCTCTAGGCAAAATGTATTGGGCTTTTGTGACTTGCTCTCGATAAAATAAATTGTCAAGTTCTTTGGAAATAAAAAGACCAAGAAAAACACGTCCTCCACGAGGAGGCCAAGGTTCAAAATCCTGCGCGGCGAGAGAAATTTGCGCCGTGTGGTGAGTTAAGCGtggcgtcggggtggtggttttCCGCAAGAACACACGAGGGGTTTACGTGGTGTTGTCAAAGCGCGGTTCtccaaagaaccaaaaaaaaaaaaaaaaaaaaaaaaagaccaagaaAAACACGGGCACTAATAAGAAGATCGAAAAGGAATTCGCACACGGAAGGACCTACGCTTTTGCCTGGACGAAATTAGTGGCAGGGGGTGTTCCCAAAATGGCCatgaggagaaggagaaagataTTTCGGGTGAAAACTAGTGAATCGCGCGAGCAACAGAATGAGGGGTCCTTCGATGGGGACCTCTGATCCTTTGACCTCGACAGCTCCTCCTTTCTCCGTCCCCTGCCTTCCCTTCTTTCGCTTCGCTCCGATGAAAAATCAGAAAGTCCCCCGCGCCTTCCTCACTCGGTCAAAACCCTCAAAAAGGAATTTGCAGCCCCACCACCCTCCCAATCCCACGCCACAAGGCCCACAACCAAAACCCAATCCACTTGCCACGTCATGGCCCCATGCACACGTGTCGCACGCTCACTCAACAGCTGGGCTCACACTTTAAGTCCCACTCACTCAGATTCTGCGTCTTCCCCGCAGGCAGCAACTCTTGGGTACGACTACGAGTCTGTTTCCTCACTCGCTCTTTCTCTCCACAACTTGGCACGACCCTCACTCGCTCTTTCTCTCCACAGCTAGGCTTCACACTTCAAGTCCTGTCAATCAGACTCGGCGTCTTCCCCGTAGGCAGGAAACTCTTGAGTACGAGTCTGTTTCCTCTTTAAATCCCGCGTCCCCGCTTCATATATATAAACCCAACTCCCCTCACTCCTAATTCTCTACACAACACCCCCATATCAGTAAACACTTCTCGCTGCTCCAGCCAGCTTCTGTCTCATATAAACACTAGCCCCACCTCACTCATTATCCGCTTCGCTCCTACTCAACTGCTATCGCGCTATCCCAGCGCAGACGTCCTCCCATGAACTTCTCCGACAAGGAAGTGCAGCTCGCGTCCGACCACCCGAAGAAGCCCGCCGGGAGGAAGAAGTTCCGGGAGACCCGCCACCCCGTGTACCGCGGGGTGCGTCTGCGCGACTCGGGCAAGTGGGTCTGCGAGGTTCGCGAGCCCAAAAAGAAGTCGAGGATCTGGCTCGGCACCTTCCCTACTGTGGAGATGGCAGCGAGGGCGCATGACGTGGCAGCGCTCGCGCTGAGAGGCCAGTCTGCCTGCCTCAACTTCGCAGACTCTGCGTGGCGGCTGCCCAAGCCGGCATCGGCGGATGCCAAGGACATACAGAAGGCGGCGGCCAAGGCTGCAGAGGCATTCCTGCCGGTGGAATCCGAGGACATAATGTCAGGGGACGAGAAGAAGTTGCATTCGGAAGAGGGAGTGTCGTACGACGAGGAGGACATCTTTGGGATGCCGGGGTTGATCGCCGATATGGCGGAGGGGATGCTCTTGTCTCCCCCACAATGCGGCGAAGATATATATGGCGGAGAGGACGACGGGAACTTGGACGCATACGCGTCATTATGGAGCCACTCCATCTGACCATTTCTCAATTTCACTTGTACATAGAAGCTGTTTAATAGAGTGCGGAAGCCACTTTTGTGATGTGCCATTAGATAAAGAGCATATCGATGAAGCACGGGTCTTCCGATGTTGGGCCGCCGATAGAGCGGATGGGAAAGTGAAACAAAGCGCAAAAGTAGGCTGCGTTCACTGCAACATCGGGCATTGTTTATAGTTAATAAAGAAACCGCCCGAGCCATCATGAATTTGAGAGAAGTGGTTTTCAGACTTACCCAATTGATTTTCGAATGAATCGCGTATATGGCAAAAGTGTGCCAATGAAATTTGTATGGGTTCTGTAGGCTCAGGTCCGTTTTGTTCTCATCTATATTCTAGAGGAGGAGCCCAGCAAATGTGTCTGGACCCATTAAGAGGGTTAACGGAACGATCGATGCTTCACGATGAGCTCATGGATAAAAGAAAGTAATAGGACCCATAGACATAGACATAGACAAGACAACCCCATATGAATGCATTAATTTGGAAGACATGATGATTATTCATATTGAAATATCATTTGTGGGAGAGAACTTGGATTCTCTTTGTCGTGACCTTCCTGCAACAGGTAAAACCACCTAAGGGTCGGCTAATTGATTATAAAGCCAAACTTAATTCGGTCTCTTCTAGCTCaaaccaattcacgacttaggatTTAAATTCTTAATACACATATGATTTTCAAAACTCGACTT harbors:
- the LOC120287471 gene encoding dehydration-responsive element-binding protein 1D-like encodes the protein MRIVATAGTSDLQARWSSAEAERGETRGSGDSIGEGRRRRRPALGRGFTRGRQLGVELWLQQASVLGFAVGVGSLVRGSASVGSCCRGGSVTEGLPIALSQRRRPPVNFSDEEVRLASHHLKKRAGRKKFQETRHPVYRGVRLRDSGKWVCEVREPKKKSRIWLGTFPTVEMAARAHDMAALALRGQSACLNFTDSAWPLLTPVLADAKDIQKAVAKAAEAFQPVESKDVIGSIADMAEGMLLSPPQCGGDIYGGEGDGNLDTYASLWSYFI
- the LOC104449118 gene encoding dehydration-responsive element-binding protein 1B, whose amino-acid sequence is MNFSDKEVQLASDHPKKPAGRKKFRETRHPVYRGVRLRDSGKWVCEVREPKKKSRIWLGTFPTVEMAARAHDVAALALRGQSACLNFADSAWRLPKPASADAKDIQKAAAKAAEAFLPVESEDIMSGDEKKLHSEEGVSYDEEDIFGMPGLIADMAEGMLLSPPQCGEDIYGGEDDGNLDAYASLWSHSI